A part of Rhinolophus ferrumequinum isolate MPI-CBG mRhiFer1 chromosome 11, mRhiFer1_v1.p, whole genome shotgun sequence genomic DNA contains:
- the CXCR5 gene encoding C-X-C chemokine receptor type 5 — MNYPLALDMDFINDNLEDLELGNYSDSTETSPVENHICSTVEGPLLTSFKAVFMPVAYGLIFLLGMMGNILVLVILERHRQTRSSTETFLFHLAVADLLLVFILPFAVAEGSVGWVLGTFLCKTVITLHKINFYCSSLLLACIAVDRYLAIVHAVHAYRHRRLLSIHITCAVIWLAGFFFALPEILFAKVSQPHHNDSLPRCTFSQENQAETNAWFTSRFLYHFGGFLLPMLVMGCCYVGVVHRLCQAQRRPQRQKAVRVAILVTSVFFLCWSPYHIVIFLDTLSRLKAIGNSCELNGYLSVAITLSEFLGLAHCCLNPMLYTFAGVKFRSDLSRILTKLGCAGPASLCQFFPSWRKNSLSESENATSLTTF, encoded by the exons ATGAACTACCCCTTAGCCCTGGACATGGACTTCATAAACGACAACCTGGAGGACCTG GAGTTGGGTAACTACAGCGACAGCACGGAGACCTCCCCGGTGGAAAACCACATCTGCTCCACAGTCGAAGGACccctcctcacctccttcaaggCCGTGTTCATGCCCGTGGCCTATGGCCTCATCTTCCTCCTGGGCATGATGGGCAACATCCTGGTGCTGGTCATCCTGGAGCGGCACCGGCAGACACGCAGCTCCACGGAGACCTTCCTGTTCCACCTGGCGGTGGCTGACCTCCTATTGGTCTTCATCCTGCCCTTTGCTGTGGCTGAGGGCTCTGTGGGCTGGGTCCTAGGCACCTTCCTCTGCAAAACTGTGATTACTCTGCACAAGATCAACTTCTACTGCAGCAGCCTACTCCTGGCCTGCATCGCTGTGGACCGCTACCTGGCCATAGTCCACGCTGTCCACGCCTACCGACACCGCCGCCTGCTCTCCATCCACATTACCTGTGCGGTCATCTGGCTGGCAGGCTTCTTCTTCGCCTTGCCAGAGATCCTCTTCGCCAAAGTCAGCCAACCCCATCACAATGACTCTCTGCCACGCTGCACCTTTTCCCAAGAAAACCAAGCCGAAACCAATGCCTGGTTTACCTCCCGCTTCCTCTACCATTTCGGAGGATTCCTGCTGCCAATGCTGGTGATGGGCTGCTGCTACGTAGGGGTGGTGCACAGGCTGTGCCAGGCCCAGAGGCGCCCTCAGCGGCAGAAGGCAGTCAGGGTGGCCATCCTGGTGACGAGTGTCTTCTTTCTCTGCTGGTCACCCTACCACATCGTCATTTTCCTGGACACACTGTCCAGGCTGAAAGCCATTGGCAATAGCTGTGAGCTGAATGGCTATCTCTCTGTGGCCATCACCCTGAGTGAATTCCTGGGCCTGGCCCACTGCTGCCTCAATCCCATGCTCTACACTTTCGCCGGAGTGAAGTTCCGTAGTGACCTGTCACGGATTCTGACCAAGCTGGGCTGTGCCGGCCCTGCTTCCCTTTGCCAGTTCTTCCCTAGTTGGCGCAAGAACAGTCTCTCTGAGTCAGAGAATGCCACTTCCCTCACCACCTTCTAG